The DNA window AACTTCACGAAGGCCGCGACTGGGCCAGCACCCAAGGCGGCGGCCGCGAACAGCTTGGGCTGTCCGAGCAGCAGGCCCTGCCCGGTGACGGCGGCGGCGATCGCCACGTACATCGGGTTCCGCACGTACCTGTACAGGCCTCCCACCACCAGATGCTTGGGCGGCGCAAACGGCGCCGGGGTGCCGACGCCTTCCACGGCGAAATGGACGAAGGAATTGGCGATCACGGACGCGCCTGCCCCCAGCATTAGGGCCCCGACGAGCTGGGCGGGTGCCCCGCCGGGCACCGGCCGCTGCACTCGCCAGCGTGTCAGCAGCCACGGAACCAGGCCCGCGGCCGTCGCCGGTGCGAGGGCGAACACTGCCGTGCCGACCGCCGCCCGCCGCCTCTCACTTTTCGTATCCCCGGAAGCTGCCATGCTGGCCATTCTGGACCGCGGCGGTGGCGGGGACAAGGGGCGGATCCTCCGCTGGTTGAGCTTGCCGGAACCAGGCGGGGGCAAGGGCACCCGGCCGGAACGCTACCTGAAGGCGGGCAATCCCGTGATGTGCTGGCCGAGGATCAGCGTATGGACCTCGTCCGTCCCCTCGTAGGTGCGCACCGACTCCAGGTTCGCGGCGTGCCGCAGCGGCGAAAAGTCCAGGGTGATGCCGTTTCCGCCCAGGATGGTCCGGGCTTCGCGGGCCACCTTGATGGCTTCACGGACGTTGTTCAGCTTGGCCAATGAAATCTGTTCGGGCCGCAACCTGCCGGCATCCTTGAGCCGGCCCAGGTGCATCGCCAGCATAGTGCCCTTCTGGATTTCCAGCAGCATGTTCACCAGCTTCTCCTGCGTGAGCTGGTAGCCCGCCAGCGACCGGCCGAACTGCTGCCGCTCCGCCGCGTAGTTCAGGGCCGCCTCGTAGGAGTCGCGGGCCGCGCCCATGGCTCCCCAGGCGATGCCGTACCGGGCCTCGTTGAGGCAGGAGAACGGCCCGCTGAGTCCGCGCGCGCCCGGCAGCAGCGCCTCCGGTCCCAGCAGCACGCCGTCGAACGTCACGTCGCACTGAACGGAGGCGCGCATCGACAGTTTCTGACCGATGGGCGCGGCGCTGACGCCGGCGGTGCCGGCCGGCACGAGGAAGCCGCGGATGCCGTCGTCGGTCCTGGCCCAGACCACCATGACGTCGGCAATGGAGGCGAGTCCGATCCAGCGCTTGGAGCCGTCCAGGATCCAGCCGGCGTCGGCGCCGGTGCCGTCCTGACGGGCGAAGGTGGCCATCGACGACGGGTCCGAACCGGCCGTCGGCTCCGTGAGCGCGAAGCAGCCGATCACCTCACCCGCCGCCATGCGGGGGAGCCACTCCTCCTTCTGGTCCTCCGAACCCCATCTGTGGATCGCGGTCATGGCCAGCGATCCCTGAACGGAGACGAACGTGCGGATGCCGGAATCGCCGGCCTCCAGCTCCATGGCTGCCAGGCCGTACTCGACGGCGGATCGCCCCGGGCAGCCGTAGCCCTCCAGGTGCATGCCCAGCACGCCGAGCTCGCCAAGCTGCGCCGGCAGATGCCGCGGAAAAATGCCTTGGTCGTACCACTCGGCGATCTCCGGGCGGATCTGCTGGTCGGTGAAGTCGCGGATCCGCTGCCGGAGGAACAGCTCATCGGGAGTCAGCAGTGAATCGAGGTCCAGGACGTCGGAGGGGTCGGGGAGCCCGAACTCGGCCGTGGCTGCGGCGGGGTCAAGGTCGTCGTTGCTCATGGCAGCATCCTACGGCGCAGTATCTGCGGGACGGGGGTAGACCTGCTGCGTGCCCAGGAAGTAGTCCCGCGTGGACGGCAGGAACCGGCACACCACGGCCAGCACCGCGCCCAGCGCCAGGAGCACCACGCCGCTGACAAAGGCCCCGCCGACGCCGAAGATCTGCGTGTCCCCGTACGCCGGATCCCACATCTGTGCCGCGGAGACAAAGAAGGCCGCGGTCAGGATCAGGGCCCCGAGCAGCGGCAGGACGCCGCGGAACCACAGATTGCGGGCGGACCCGCGAAGGGTGCCACGGAAGTACCAGACGCACGCGTAGCCGGTAAGGGCGTAGTAGAACGCGATGAAGAGGCTGATGGAGCTGATCGAATCGGACAGCAGGTTCTCGCTCAGGAAGCTCATGGCCACGTAGTAAGCGATCGCTGCGCCGCCCATTACCTGCGTGGAAAAACCGGGCGTCTGGTTGCGCTCGTGGACTTCGGCGAACTTCGGCGGCAGGGCGCCGTGGACGCCCATGGACAGCGTGCCGCGCGCAGTGGGCAGGATGGTGGTCTGCGTGGAGGAGAGCACGGAGGCCAGGACCGCGACGACGATCAGCCACCCCCACGGTCCCAGGACCACGTCCTTCATGGCCAGGAAGACGTCGGCCTGGTTCTCGCTGTTGCCCAGCCCGATTCCCTCCGTGCCCACCGTGGCGTACATCATCACCAGGAGGGCCACGGAAACGTAGATGGCCACGAGGACGAAGGCAGAGATCACGGCGCCGCGGCCCGGGGTGGTGGACGGGTTCTCGGTTTCCTCATTCACGGCCAGGCAGGTGTCCCAGCCCCAGTAGATGAACAGTGCCAGGAGGGCGCCGTGCACCACCGCGCCGGGATCGGCAAAGGCGCCGGCGGGGTTGAACCACTCGATGTCGAAGGCCTGGCCCTCCGGGGTCCCGCCGGTGATCCTGAAAATGATGGCCACGGCGAAGATGCCCAGCGAGATGTACTGGACGTAGGTCAGGACGCGCTGGACATGTTCGCCCAGCCGGATCCCGCGGTA is part of the Arthrobacter sp. KBS0703 genome and encodes:
- a CDS encoding isoprenylcysteine carboxylmethyltransferase family protein is translated as MAASGDTKSERRRAAVGTAVFALAPATAAGLVPWLLTRWRVQRPVPGGAPAQLVGALMLGAGASVIANSFVHFAVEGVGTPAPFAPPKHLVVGGLYRYVRNPMYVAIAAAVTGQGLLLGQPKLFAAAALGAGPVAAFVKFYEEPTLAKKFGAEYQVYRENVPRWVPRRTPWRPVSGRV
- a CDS encoding acyl-CoA dehydrogenase family protein, yielding MSNDDLDPAAATAEFGLPDPSDVLDLDSLLTPDELFLRQRIRDFTDQQIRPEIAEWYDQGIFPRHLPAQLGELGVLGMHLEGYGCPGRSAVEYGLAAMELEAGDSGIRTFVSVQGSLAMTAIHRWGSEDQKEEWLPRMAAGEVIGCFALTEPTAGSDPSSMATFARQDGTGADAGWILDGSKRWIGLASIADVMVVWARTDDGIRGFLVPAGTAGVSAAPIGQKLSMRASVQCDVTFDGVLLGPEALLPGARGLSGPFSCLNEARYGIAWGAMGAARDSYEAALNYAAERQQFGRSLAGYQLTQEKLVNMLLEIQKGTMLAMHLGRLKDAGRLRPEQISLAKLNNVREAIKVAREARTILGGNGITLDFSPLRHAANLESVRTYEGTDEVHTLILGQHITGLPAFR
- a CDS encoding APC family permease, with translation MSTGTTTAGGGTGGRSRDPVPSKGLHAGILDLGDSVMLGLASTAPVYSLAATLGLIVAVNGNYTPLILLLGFIPVLFIAYAFRELNSAMPDCGTTFIWARRTFGPWAGWLGGWGVALAGIVVLANLAQVAGQYLWLLIGDGSIAENKLVVTATGVVFILFMTLVNYRGIRLGEHVQRVLTYVQYISLGIFAVAIIFRITGGTPEGQAFDIEWFNPAGAFADPGAVVHGALLALFIYWGWDTCLAVNEETENPSTTPGRGAVISAFVLVAIYVSVALLVMMYATVGTEGIGLGNSENQADVFLAMKDVVLGPWGWLIVVAVLASVLSSTQTTILPTARGTLSMGVHGALPPKFAEVHERNQTPGFSTQVMGGAAIAYYVAMSFLSENLLSDSISSISLFIAFYYALTGYACVWYFRGTLRGSARNLWFRGVLPLLGALILTAAFFVSAAQMWDPAYGDTQIFGVGGAFVSGVVLLALGAVLAVVCRFLPSTRDYFLGTQQVYPRPADTAP